A single window of Salvia splendens isolate huo1 chromosome 8, SspV2, whole genome shotgun sequence DNA harbors:
- the LOC121743900 gene encoding protein ALTERED PHOSPHATE STARVATION RESPONSE 1-like gives MGCVASRIDKPERVRMCKERKRLMKQLLRCRKEFSDAQIAYLRSLRNSGVTLRQFTEPESLEFEEMSSAAGFPPSPPLPLPPSPPPPPTFSPDLRKSEGKSGETQSAVEEIIEVGEESGHMPPPPVPSSSWEYWDVFGSAPVHCEKRSETMEQGEEDEDWKDTNTEFIEEDEEEGVFTIDDDDDDDDDDDDDDMPPPLEQQDTEFVDDSSSMMSWHTKDTADMAMVVWRGKKILPSVVKDLDEYFLKASAVVKDIAVFIDINEGGTFLYQSANEDKRKRSNSAKVFSALNWSWSSKSLQSTRETGNMFGSSEPCKPGAHCVTLEKLYSEEQKLYKDVKEEEISKVEYGRKSLLLQKQDEEHDWTKAEKTRSAFESLQSHISSLQESISRSSSTILTLVNKELHPQLITLASGLMHMWKTMYNSHQVQSHISQKLNQLMDQQTVEPTTESQRQAAGQLQTEVKLWHHSFCKLVKYQREYVRTLFKWIELTNYIEGANTHHSESPTLHALLDQWQQALDKLPDKMVSDAIKCLQSAVHSIILQQQHECDLRKRSEKLVRKLERELAFLAEMEIKFEGSVSVEDSKHPLIARRAKVQALRSLSEDEKVKHSNSVKRTRTMILKNLQTSLPKLFQALVVYSSAYCHSFEAILSYTTMSESEDMQTTASELLT, from the exons ATGGGCTGTGTTGCATCAAGAATTGATAAACCAGAGAGGGTGAGAATGTGTAAGGAGAGGAAGAGGCTGATGAAACAGCTCCTGAGGTGTAGGAAAGAGTTTTCTGATGCTCAGATAGCTTATTTGAGGTCATTGAGGAATAGTGGAGTGACACTTAGGCAGTTTACTGAGCCCGAGTCCTTGGAATTCGAGGAAATGAGTTCTGCTGCTGGATTCCCTCCGTCCCCTCCTCTCCCGTTGCCACCATCACCTCCGCCTCCCCCCACTTTTAGCCCTGATCTAAGGAAGTCAGAGGGTAAATCGGGGGAGACTCAGTCTGCTGTGGAGGAAATCATTGAAGTCGGTGAGGAGAGTGGCCATATGCCACCCCCACCAGTTCCTAGCTCGTCTTGGGAATATTGGGATGTTTTTGGCTCTGCCCCGGTGCATTGTGAGAAGAGAAGTGAGACGATGGAGCAGggcgaggaggatgaggattgGAAGGATACGAATACTGAGTTCATAGAAGAAGACGAGGAAGAGGGTGTTTTTactattgatgatgatgatgatgatgatgatgatgatgacgatgatgatatGCCACCTCCTCTGGAGCAACAGGATACCGAGTTTGTTGATGATAGCTCGTCTATGATGAGCTGGCACACGAAGGATACAGCTGATATGGCAATGGTGGTTTGGAGGGGCAAGAAGATCTTGCCGAGTGTTGTCAAAGACTTGGACGAGTATTTCCTGAAAGCATCCGCTGTGGTGAAGGATATCGCTGTTTTCATAGATATCAATGAAGGAGGCACCTTCCTTTACCAGAGTGCCAACGAGGACAAGA GGAAGAGAAGCAATTCTGCAAAGGTTTTCAGTGCCTTGAATTGGTCGTGGTCGTCTAAATCACTTCAATCCACTAGAGAAACGGGAAATATGTTTGGATCCAGTGAGCCCTGCAAGCCCGGAGCTCACTGTGTTACACTCGAGAAACTTTATTCAGAGGAACAGAAACTGTACAAGGATGTTAAG GAGGAAGAGATTTCTAAGGTGGAGTATGGGAGGAAATCTTTACTACTACAGAAACAAGACGAAGAGCACGACTGGACCAAGGCCGAGAAGACACGCTCCGCGTTTGAAAGTCTGCAATCTCACATCTCATCTCTCCAAGAATCGATTAGTAGGTCTTCTTCGACAATACTAACGCTCGTGAACAAGGAATTGCACCCTCAGCTGATCACGCTGGCTTCAGG GCTGATGCACATGTGGAAAACGATGTACAACTCTCATCAAGTCCAGAGCCATATATCTCAGAAGCTGAATCAGCTCATGGATCAGCAAACTGTGGAGCCGACTACTGAATCCCAGCGGCAGGCTGCAGGTCAGCTGCAGACAGAAGTAAAGTTATGGCACCACAGCTTCTGCAAGCTCGTGAAGTACCAGCGTGAGTATGTGAGAACGCTCTTCAAGTGGATTGAGCTCACTAACTATATTGAAGGTGCTAATACCCATCACAGCGAATCACCAACGCTGCACGCCCTTTTGGACCAATGGCAGCAAGCACTTGATAAATTGCCTGATAAG ATGGTGTCCGATGCGATCAAGTGTTTACAGTCTGCTGTTCACTCCATCATCTTGCAGCAGCAACACGAATGCGACTTGCGCAAGAGATCTGAGAAGCTTGTGAGGAAATTGGAGAGGGAACTCGCTTTTCTTGCAGAAATGGAGATAAAGTTTGAAGGAAGTGTCTCCGTCGAAGATTCCAAGCATCCGTTAATAGCTAGGCGAGCTAAGGTCCAAGCTCTGAGGAGCTTATCTGAAGACGAGAAAGTTAAGCACTCGAATTCTGTTAAAAGAACCAGAACAATGATCCTGAAAAACCTACAGACAAGCCTGCCCAAGTTGTTTCAAGCACTGGTCGTGTATTCGAGCGCTTACTGCCACAGCTTCGAGGCGATCCTCAGCTACACAACAATGTCAGAGTCCGAAGACATGCAGACTACAGCTTCTGAACTTTTAACTTAG
- the LOC121743599 gene encoding BTB/POZ domain-containing protein At1g30440-like, with amino-acid sequence MACMKLGSKTDAFRRQGQSWFCTTGLPSDVVVEVEEMTFHLHKFPLLSRSGVMERLIADASEGEEGCVIKLSDVPGGAKTFELVAKFCYGVKLELTASNVVHVRCAAEHLEMTEEYGEGNLVSQTEIFLNQTVFRSWKDSLKALQTCDVVLSEAEQLHVPKRCIDSLAAKASTDPALFGWPMTERGGLMQSPGGSVLWNGISTGAQPKHSSADWWYEDASTLPLPLYKRLISAMESRGVKQEMIAGSLVCYARKYLPGLNRRQGGSEESTNRLATVGSAALLSEQEQKTLVEEIDRLLPLQTGLVPTKHLFGLLRTARILRADASCISNLEKRIGMQFDKATLEDLLMPNVSYSMETLYDVDCVQRILEHFLTMDQVVGDASPGSVDDGQSTGPPSLTPITMVVKLIDGYLAEVAPDVHLKLPKFHSLAAAVPEYARPLDDGLYRAIDVYLKSHPWLAEPEREQLCRLMDCQKLSLEACTHAAQNERLPLRIIVQVLFFEQLQLRTSIAGCFLVSENLDGSRQLRSGLMGANENQVLKVGMDSMRMRVAELEKECSNMREEIDKLGKAKGSSPSSAWGNMSKKFGFRLKSQMCSAQEGSVSKQKIGKVGENKGREGKGRERKGYI; translated from the exons ATGGCTTGTATGAAGCTGGGGTCCAAAACTGATGCATTCCGGCGGCAAGGGCAATCCTG GTTCTGCACCACCGGTCTCCCTAGTGATGTAGTTGTCGAAGTTGAGGAAATGACGTTTCATCTTCACAAG TTTCCGTTGCTCTCGAGAAGCGGGGTCATGGAGCGGCTCATTGCAGATGCATCCGAGGGCGAAGAAGGCTGTGTCATCAAACTCTCCGACGTTCCCGGTGGAGCAAAAACGTTCGAGCTAGTAGCTAAGTTCTGCTACGGGGTGAAACTCGAGCTCACTGCATCGAACGTTGTGCATGTTCGTTGCGCTGCTGAGCATCTCGAAATGACTGAAGAGTATGGCGAGGGCAATCTCGTTTCTCAGACCGAAATCTTTCTCAATCAGACGGTTTTTCGAAGCTGGAAAGACTCTTTGAAAGCGCTGCAGACGTGTGACGTTGTGCTCTCTGAGGCCGAGCAGCTCCACGTCCCGAAAAGATGCATCGACTCCTTGGCTGCCAAGGCGTCCACCGACCCTGCTCTGTTCGGGTGGCCTATGACGGAGCGTGGTGGCCTGATGCAGAGCCCCGGAGGGAGTGTCTTGTGGAACGGGATAAGCACGGGCGCTCAACCTAAACATTCGAGCGCAGATTGGTGGTACGAGGATGCGTCGACTTTGCCTTTGCCTCTCTACAAAAGGCTGATTTCGGCCATGGAATCCCGGGGCGTGAAGCAGGAGATGATCGCCGGCTCTCTCGTTTGTTATGCGAGAAAATACCTACCCGGCCTAAACCGGCGCCAGGGTGGCAGTGAAGAATCAACCAACCGTCTTGCAACGGTTGGATCGGCTGCCTTGCTCTCGGAACAAGAACAGAAAACTCTCGTTGAAGAGATCGATCGCTTGCTTCCCCTGCAGACGGGTCTGGTTCCGACAAAACACTTGTTCGGTCTGCTGAGAACGGCCAGGATTCTTCGAGCCGATGCCTCGTGCATATCGAACCTAGAGAAACGGATAGGGATGCAGTTCGATAAGGCAACACTCGAGGATCTTCTTATGCCGAACGTCTCTTATTCGATGGAGACTCTGTACGACGTGGACTGCGTTCAGCGGATTCTCGAGCATTTCTTGACCATGGATCAGGTGGTTGGTGATGCATCTCCTGGCTCGGTGGATGATGGCCAATCGACGGGACCGCCATCTCTAACACCCATCACTATGGTGGTCAAGTTAATCGACGGATATCTCGCGGAGGTCGCCCCCGACGTACACCTAAAACTCCCCAAATTTCACTCGCTCGCTGCAGCCGTGCCAGAGTATGCCCGGCCCTTGGATGACGGCCTTTATCGCGCTATCGACGTTTATCTCAAG TCTCACCCATGGTTGGCCGAGCCCGAGCGAGAGCAGCTCTGCAGGCTGATGGACTGCCAGAAGCTCTCGCTCGAAGCTTGCACCCATGCAGCCCAGAACGAGAGGCTGCCGTTGAGGATAATAGTCCAAGTCCTCTTCTTCGAGCAGCTGCAGCTTCGAACCTCCATTGCAGGCTGCTTCCTCGTATCTGAAAACCTTGATGGCTCGAGACAGCTGAGAAGCGGGCTGATGGGGGCGAATGAGAACCAAGTCCTGAAAGTCGGGATGGATAGCATGAGGATGAGGGTGGCCGAGCTCGAGAAGGAATGCtccaacatgagggaagagatcGATAAGCTAGGCAAGGCGAAAGGGTCGTCGCCTTCAAGCGCGTGGGGAAACATGTCAAAGAAGTTTGGGTTCCGGTTGAAGTCCCAAATGTGCAGTGCGCAGGAGGGATCTGTGAGCAAGCAAAAGATTGGCAAGGTTGGAGAGAATAAGGGAAGGGAAGGGAAGGGAAGGGAAAGAAAAGGGTACAtttaa